The sequence below is a genomic window from Coffea arabica cultivar ET-39 chromosome 4c, Coffea Arabica ET-39 HiFi, whole genome shotgun sequence.
TGGGACACATGtgctattttattttaaaacatatttcaaactagtattaggaaatttatttgaaataacgataagatgttttattaatgattaattcttagtaccttagttagtaagtactcataatatacctatataatacatgattataggtataatttaaaaaaattatttatatattttaaaatactatgaaaaatagtttgacttttcacataatcttgtaaaatatgtaataaaattttgtcgtattataagcttttaatcattttcaatttttgaaaggTTTGACAGTTcgaataacaataacaacaaatcttgctagttatatatagaatattacttgtttatatatcaaaatttttataatttaacacctatgaatataataagatgataaagttttaataaatttacatctgagacacaagaaataataagagtaaaagcctaaacaaaatgagaaataatatcataataaaaatgacaaaattagtataacaattaatataagaaaatcagtATGATCTTGATTTTTTTCCTTGGGAGATTGTTCATAAGAATAGGAtccaataattataaatgaaaatcacatgcatgtataatctattgtataatttaaattaaatttagttcACTTAtaaaatggtcctaaaataattaGTACACTATGATATAtgttattttaacaacaaaattttttttttactaaaagtctgaaatatccatgacatatgtatgagggatattttaccatatttgtATCTCACATCTAATCATGAAAGTTAATTTGAGAAAAACTATTTTTGACAAtagaattattttgaatttaaccaacaagttgagattttttaaacaataaaagtgaaatattttgggaacttagttgtttattttcccataattaaaaattttaaatatgacaatttattcttacatattttataagatcatatgcacaaaaaaaaagttttcatagtatatttaaaatgtttcaaacatataacatttataaatgatacGTACAATTGtaagtttctttaagtaaaatagtaaatttatgccacaaactattaaattttgatgattaaccaaatttactattttatcaacaatatttactattaatctataaaaacttactattacttgaactaaacttaccctccaaaaactaAGTTTCAGATATAGAGTAGTattttacttcaaaaaaaaaaattagttccatatttattcaagtttactttttgagacataaaagttactaatatatcgagttaacttactattttttatGCAAAACTTACTAACCAAAATTTTAGGTACTATTTCATTTAGATGACCGGTACAACAGGTAATCAAATGGTCACTAAAAGTATTTTTACCTGTTATATCAGATAAAAATAATTTCGTTACCATAACTATCGTTACTTCagacttttcctttttccatttaTAAATTCCCACACCACTTGCACAATTTTAATACTAGACTGTAGAGGCGGCCACCGTAGCAATGACCTAGACTTTATTATTATAGCATCCAAAACCATGGGCGCTTGCTACCAGCCAATAAATTTCTGCCGACACACAAACAATCAAGGCGGTGATTTTGAGAAGAATGCAACCCAAAACCCGAAGCATGCCAAAACGGAAAACCGGTATCAATTCCGTCCAATTTGGCTGTAATGGCAATGGATTACAGCCTCCAAcaatttaaaaggaaaaaagaacgaAAAGCAAAACCGGTATCAGTAATAGtatggagaaaaaaaaacaaacggagTTATTATTGAACTAAACTAACCaaatttcaattaaattttgtcaaataaagTGCAAATTTATTTGAACTTGCAGAATTCGATATAGCGAAATCCCAATTCATCAACTATATAATTATTGCGCATTCATGAATATAGATTTAGGAATAATGGTgcagaaaattaaaatttttttaataatattacATAGGTATAAAGCAAAACTTGTTTGTTGAAGATAATTTCGTGGACCGCACAAGTTTAAGGGggggtttttattttttttttcttttctgcttttgggAGTCTTCTTCCtgtcaaattttaatatttgttCTCTTTGAAAGtttttttgcacttaaaaatTCGGGTAGTAAAGTGTTAgtgaattaaaaatttagacaactttaaaatttaaaaactaattatACGCACAAAAACAGTAAAATATCCACTATACCACCGTTTGACGTTCACTTAGGCCGTCCGCTTTCTGTGCATCTAAAAGTGTTACATTCAAATATCCACCTCAACCGCACCTTGAATCCACTTAAatgtttcttaaaaaaaaaaaactctttttttCTAATCATTTGTAAGTttagttttgaaaaaataaaacttatAACTGTGAATTAGTACATGAGAAATTTAACTATTACACACTAAGTTCATTCTTCATCCTTCGTATACTTTGTTTGATATCCTTGATTTAATTCTTCttcatatttaattattcttCATCCATTCCACCATCCCAAAACATGCCACCAGCAGCGCcctttttattatatatatatatatatatatatatatatatatatataaaattgacGTCGTCTCTACCGTGTGAATCGAACTGCTTTCTCTTTGATTGAATCGACCTTCTCGTCTGAGATCAGTTAAAAGCAACAGAGATTAGAAGTTTTGCTGCTGCACCTAACAGGCAATAGCTTCTCCTCCTTTACTAGTTGTTGAAAGCAAAGCTCACTTTGCCCGCATGGCTGACACTGttatctctcttgttattaAGAGAACTAGCGATCTGCTGATTCAAAAAATTGTTTTCCTGAAAGGCGTTCGACGACAAGTTGAGAGACTTCAAAATGATCTGGTCCGGATGCGGTGTTTCCTGAAAGATGCTGATCAGAGGCAAGATGACGATGAGAGGATCCGCAACTGGGTTTCGGAAACCAGAGCTGCGGCCTACGATGCGGAGGATATCATTGAGATCTTTGCCAGCAAAGTTGAGTTCTTCACAAAGAAGAAGGGACTTGTCACCAAATTGACGTATTATCCCTTGAAAATTGTGAACCTCTACAAGATAGGTAAAGAGATTGAGTCCTTACAGGTGAGGCTTAATGACATAGCCGACAGCCGTGAAAAATACGGTATAAAAAATCTTGGGGAGGGGATGGCTACACACGGGGAAGAGCTTCAACGGATCCGGCAGTCCCCTCCTTTCAGCGAGGACAAGGATGTAGTGGGCTTCGGGGAGATAACAAATTCCCTGGTGGCAGAACTTTTGAAAGAGGACAGAAACCGCCGTGTGGTTTCGATCATTGGCATGGGAGGTGCTGGTAAGACAACTCTAGCCAAAAAAGTTTATAACCATGCTGATGTCAGGACAAGATTCAACTGCCGTGCTTGGGTCTGCGTCTCTTCAAGCTACGATCACAAAAAGATGCTGAGGGCAATCATAAAgcaattgaatgaaatgagtAAAGAGCTACTTGAAATGTTGGAACAGATGGAAGAGGAAGACTTGGAACGAAGGCTGTATAAAGATCTACAAGACAAGTGTTATCTTGTGGTACTTGATGATGTGTGGAAGGAAGAAGTGTGGGATTGTCTTGCTAGGGCCTTTCCTGATGTTAATACATCAAGTAGACTGCTACTGACAAGTCGCAATCGGGATGTTGCTCAACACGCTGATGCTCTTAGCAAACCACATGAGCTGAAAACTTTGGGGCAGAAAGACAGCTGGCAATTGTTTCTCAAAAAGGCCTTAGACCATGGAGCTAATTCTGGGTGTCCTCCCGATTTGGAAGAAGTAGGCAGAGAGATTACCAGAAGATGTGATGGTCTGCCGCTGGCCATCACGGTTATAGGTGGCCTGCTGCTGGCAAAGAAAAAGTTGAAAAGTGAATGGGAGAAAGTTCTCAACAATTTCAGCACACACCTATCAAGGAGCCGGAGTGGGGTATCAGCAATTCTGGAATTAAGTTATGCAGACCTTCCTgccaatctgaaatttttctttttgtatctGGGTTTGTTTCCCGAAGACTCCGTGATTTCCGTGCCCAAGTTGATTCATATGTGGGTTGCAGAGGGAATAATGCAGAAAAGAGATGCAGAAAATTTGGAGGAAACTGCAGCATATGATGATGTGGAACGACTTTGTAGCAGAAATATGGTCCAAGTGGCGGAAATGACTGTTGATGAGAGGATTAAAAGCTGCAGAGTCCATGATTTACTGCGAGAACTTGCAATCAGAAAGGCAGaggatgaaaatttttttcagaTCCATGACACCAGAGATGATAAAATATCAGCCAAATCCAGGTACCTTGCTGTTCATGTTCTCCCTTgggatgaaaattattttgggaCTTCGACCCCTCCTCTCCGGTCTCTACTTTTTTTGAATGTCCATGACTTTAGTCTTAGCTTCAGAAGTTTCAGAAAGCTTAGGATACTAGACCTTGAGAATGTTAAGCTACCGTATAATTTGCCAAAAGAAATTGGTAAAGTCAGGCTTCTAAGATATCTCGGTTTAAGACACACATCCATTGCAAGGCTCCCTCATTCCTTCGGTTGCTTGCGATGCCTACAAACTCTTGACATACGGAACTTTGAACCAGTGAtagtttcaaatttcatttggaagcttgaaagtttaCGGCATCTATATGCGTATGGTATGGAATGTGATGTGCCTCTTAGGATTGAAGGATTGAGAAATCTCCAGACTCTGTCACGCGTACGCTTTGATGACATTATGCACAATAACATGATAACTTTGACAAGTCTTCAGAAACTGTGGATTTGGGTGGATGACAAGTCAGAGATTGACAAACTCTGCTTGCATTTATCTGAGGTTGGAAGTCTAAAGGCGCTATGTCTTTATCGTACTCAAGGAAGAGAGTGGCCACAATCTCTAGCTGGGCTTTCTAAGCTCCATCATGTAACGGAGCTCAAGCTAATTGGGAGGGGTTTGCGAATGCTGCCTCCTGATTTCCCTCCAAATCTCTCTCGCTTGTCTTTGAAACACACAAATCTCACGGATGACCCAATGCCAGTACTAGAGAAGTTAGGACAGCTGTCGTTCCTCGAAATGACGGATGCGACATATGGGGGACCACAGCATATGGTCAGTTTTGGGAATGGGTTTCTCCAATTGAAATTCCTTGAGCTCAGCCGCCTGTATGCTTTGCATGAAATGAATGTGGAGAAAGGTGCACTGCCACAGCTCCAGTGCCTGAGAATCAGGAAGTGCCCCTCATTACGGAAGTTGCCGGAAGAGCTGAAGCACATATCTACTCTCGATGTGATTGAGCTTGTGAACATGCCAAAAGATTTCATCAGTGGGCTTGATGCGGATATGGTATCCAGTGTCCCTAACCTCAGAATGTTTTGACTCTAGAATCTAAGTCCTTATTTGTATTTCGCGCATAGAACGGAACGTATGTAGTGTAGAGATCAATAAAATTATTTCAAGTTTTTAtcaaaatacataaataaaaagAATGTTTCCGATTCaacattatttttgtttttcccaaTTCAACATACTTGCTTTGCCAGTGTTTCACTCTTTATTGACGTCACATAATTTAGACCAACCGAAAAGCATTTTaagtccttttttttaaaaaattatttgaaatctcACACTTCAATACTTGTTTTTTTTGTCATACACACATACTTATACGCACACATACACGCATACATAGTATCTACTCCTGTACCTTATGGGATTTGTGTCTCTATCAATTTACATTGCATATATCATATTAATACAAGtagaaataaatttaaaaaaaaaaactgttcatGTCTGCGGTAGGCCTCAAAAATCTTGGAATTTGGAAATGTCTAATTCATTAATAAAAGCCTTGAAGTCTAAGTGTTAAACTTTGGGTGAAGTTTAAGGGTCGAGTTAGCTTGAGACTGCAAAAACGAACAAAATTTCGAGCTTTGGGATATCATACTCTTTCAGCTGCATATATATGACTAATACAAGTTTCAACTTTCTAGTAGCAATAGTagttacccttttttttttggccctgTCTGCGATAAGAGCAATCAGAGA
It includes:
- the LOC113739014 gene encoding putative disease resistance RPP13-like protein 3; translation: MADTVISLVIKRTSDLLIQKIVFLKGVRRQVERLQNDLVRMRCFLKDADQRQDDDERIRNWVSETRAAAYDAEDIIEIFASKVEFFTKKKGLVTKLTYYPLKIVNLYKIGKEIESLQVRLNDIADSREKYGIKNLGEGMATHGEELQRIRQSPPFSEDKDVVGFGEITNSLVAELLKEDRNRRVVSIIGMGGAGKTTLAKKVYNHADVRTRFNCRAWVCVSSSYDHKKMLRAIIKQLNEMSKELLEMLEQMEEEDLERRLYKDLQDKCYLVVLDDVWKEEVWDCLARAFPDVNTSSRLLLTSRNRDVAQHADALSKPHELKTLGQKDSWQLFLKKALDHGANSGCPPDLEEVGREITRRCDGLPLAITVIGGLLLAKKKLKSEWEKVLNNFSTHLSRSRSGVSAILELSYADLPANLKFFFLYLGLFPEDSVISVPKLIHMWVAEGIMQKRDAENLEETAAYDDVERLCSRNMVQVAEMTVDERIKSCRVHDLLRELAIRKAEDENFFQIHDTRDDKISAKSRYLAVHVLPWDENYFGTSTPPLRSLLFLNVHDFSLSFRSFRKLRILDLENVKLPYNLPKEIGKVRLLRYLGLRHTSIARLPHSFGCLRCLQTLDIRNFEPVIVSNFIWKLESLRHLYAYGMECDVPLRIEGLRNLQTLSRVRFDDIMHNNMITLTSLQKLWIWVDDKSEIDKLCLHLSEVGSLKALCLYRTQGREWPQSLAGLSKLHHVTELKLIGRGLRMLPPDFPPNLSRLSLKHTNLTDDPMPVLEKLGQLSFLEMTDATYGGPQHMVSFGNGFLQLKFLELSRLYALHEMNVEKGALPQLQCLRIRKCPSLRKLPEELKHISTLDVIELVNMPKDFISGLDADMVSSVPNLRMF